Proteins from a genomic interval of Psychrobacter fulvigenes:
- the glnD gene encoding [protein-PII] uridylyltransferase, with translation MFTCDVASIYITPLPPLLTSEATVSEGSDKSLLGIPEWLAQINEDINRALERGANIRQLVAARACAIDGLLIALFEWFELDQTDLALFASGGYGRGELSLYSDVDILLMSPEEIQSDASAKIDGLVAMLWDIGLEPALSVRTIDDSLEAARDHTVASTLLEARLLTGNEALQEVPIDIVNQLWSQRDFYEVKIKEAKARYLRHNATEYNLEPNIKTAPGGLRDIHIIGWVTKRYFRVGKLYDLVQQDFLTEKEFDELSFAESFLWQIRHYLHELTGRNENKLLFDYQRDIAQRMGYESQPDDQPNAAVERFMRDYYRCAMQISTLSEMLINHYYETIIEPELPENEQPSKRPLNSHFNRIGDQIAIAHHRVFAQHPEAILEMFLLMGQYGIKKVRTRTLRALKIAARGIDQTYRDNPEHQALFLANLKEQNYLFHRLRAMNRYGVLSNYVPAFAQVTGLMQYDLFHRYTVDAHTLFLIRILHRFTDARYYDDFPLVSAIYQRIERKEILVLAAMFHDIAKGRGGNHSELGETESIAFCLAHGMSKADAHLVGWLTRHHLLMSMTAQKKDISDPEVVTVFADLVGNVTHLNHLYVLTVADMNATNPQLWNSWRATLMKQLYSQTRRILRADIDAPTNRQDMIHTTRKQALQMLDNVDNQHMDRDAVLKLWDDLGDEYFLREIAEDILWHTEAILNHPPIGLASDADSAPLVVLREHRELALDAVQVFVYTHNQTNLFAVTMAVFDQMNLDVLDARIITATRDFALDSYVLLDRSGTLLRDENSQQELKQRLIDAFKNPTVPKLAQKRIPRQLRHFNVPTVISFEFNEASGQHIMSLQTLDQPGLLARVGQVFLQHKIEVHAARITTLGERAEDMFYISDQNDAPLSQAKLDILQEAITTTLSVRSDGSHA, from the coding sequence ATGTTTACTTGCGATGTCGCCTCCATTTATATCACTCCGCTGCCGCCATTATTGACATCAGAGGCGACAGTATCGGAAGGCTCAGATAAGTCTTTGCTCGGTATTCCAGAGTGGTTGGCGCAGATCAATGAGGATATCAATCGGGCGCTTGAGCGCGGAGCCAATATTCGTCAGTTAGTGGCAGCACGTGCCTGTGCGATTGATGGTTTGCTTATCGCTTTGTTTGAGTGGTTTGAGCTTGATCAGACAGATTTGGCGTTGTTTGCCAGTGGCGGTTATGGTCGTGGTGAGCTGTCGTTATATTCAGATGTCGATATTTTATTGATGTCGCCTGAAGAGATACAATCTGACGCTAGCGCTAAGATTGATGGCTTGGTGGCGATGCTGTGGGATATTGGACTTGAGCCTGCGCTGTCTGTACGGACTATCGATGACAGCCTAGAGGCTGCTCGTGATCACACCGTTGCCAGCACCTTGCTAGAAGCACGGCTATTGACCGGTAATGAAGCATTGCAAGAAGTACCCATCGATATCGTCAATCAGCTGTGGTCACAACGGGATTTTTATGAAGTAAAGATTAAAGAAGCCAAAGCCCGTTACCTACGCCACAACGCCACTGAGTACAATCTAGAGCCAAATATCAAAACAGCACCCGGTGGCCTACGTGATATTCATATCATCGGTTGGGTGACCAAACGCTACTTTCGGGTTGGCAAGCTGTATGACTTGGTACAACAAGACTTTTTGACCGAAAAAGAATTTGATGAATTAAGCTTTGCTGAGAGTTTCTTATGGCAGATACGTCATTACCTGCATGAGCTGACTGGCCGCAATGAAAACAAGCTGCTGTTTGATTATCAACGTGATATTGCTCAGCGCATGGGCTATGAATCGCAGCCAGATGATCAACCCAATGCGGCTGTTGAGCGTTTTATGCGCGACTACTACCGCTGTGCGATGCAGATATCAACCCTCTCTGAGATGCTGATTAACCATTACTATGAAACCATCATCGAGCCAGAGTTGCCAGAGAACGAGCAGCCTAGCAAACGCCCACTGAACTCGCATTTCAATAGAATCGGAGATCAGATTGCCATTGCCCATCATCGTGTATTTGCTCAGCATCCCGAAGCTATTTTGGAGATGTTTTTGCTTATGGGGCAATACGGCATCAAAAAAGTGCGTACCCGTACCCTGCGGGCGCTAAAAATCGCTGCACGCGGTATTGACCAGACTTATCGTGACAACCCAGAGCACCAAGCGCTGTTTTTAGCCAACCTCAAAGAACAAAATTATCTCTTCCATCGTCTGCGTGCCATGAATCGCTATGGTGTCTTAAGTAACTATGTTCCTGCCTTTGCACAAGTCACTGGACTCATGCAATACGACTTATTTCATCGTTATACTGTGGATGCGCATACGCTGTTTTTGATTCGCATCTTACATCGCTTTACCGATGCCCGCTACTATGACGATTTTCCGCTGGTCAGCGCTATCTATCAAAGAATTGAGCGCAAAGAGATTTTGGTATTGGCGGCGATGTTCCATGATATCGCCAAAGGTCGCGGCGGCAATCACAGTGAGCTTGGAGAGACTGAATCTATTGCCTTTTGTTTGGCGCATGGTATGAGTAAAGCTGATGCTCATTTGGTTGGTTGGTTGACGCGCCACCATCTGTTGATGTCGATGACCGCGCAGAAAAAAGACATCTCAGATCCTGAGGTCGTGACTGTGTTTGCTGACTTGGTCGGTAATGTCACCCACCTCAATCATCTGTATGTATTGACAGTTGCCGACATGAACGCGACCAATCCACAGCTATGGAACAGCTGGCGGGCGACCTTGATGAAGCAGCTCTACTCACAAACACGGCGCATCTTGCGCGCTGATATTGATGCACCTACCAATCGCCAAGACATGATCCATACCACCCGTAAACAAGCTCTACAGATGCTAGATAATGTCGACAACCAGCATATGGATCGCGATGCGGTGCTCAAACTCTGGGATGACTTGGGAGATGAATATTTCTTACGAGAGATTGCCGAGGATATCTTATGGCATACCGAAGCCATCTTGAACCATCCACCTATCGGTCTGGCCTCTGACGCTGACAGTGCGCCTTTGGTGGTGCTACGCGAGCATAGAGAGCTGGCGCTTGATGCGGTACAAGTCTTTGTGTATACCCACAATCAGACCAATTTATTTGCTGTGACCATGGCGGTGTTTGATCAGATGAATCTAGATGTGCTCGACGCTCGCATCATTACTGCGACTCGTGACTTTGCTTTGGATTCTTATGTATTGCTTGATCGTAGCGGCACATTATTGAGAGATGAGAACAGTCAACAAGAGCTCAAACAACGCCTGATTGATGCCTTTAAAAACCCCACGGTGCCAAAGCTTGCACAGAAGCGCATTCCACGCCAGCTCAGACATTTCAACGTACCAACCGTGATAAGCTTTGAGTTTAATGAGGCCTCAGGTCAGCATATCATGAGCTTGCAAACGCTGGATCAGCCAGGACTACTGGCACGTGTCGGACAAGTGTTTTTGCAGCACAAGATTGAGGTGCATGCCGCCCGTATTACCACCTTAGGCGAGCGCGCAGAAGACATGTTTTATATCAGCGATCAAAATGATGCGCCATTATCGCAAGCCAAACTCGATATCTTGCAGGAAGCTATAACCACCACTTTAAGTGTACGCAGCGACGGCAGCCATGCTTAG
- the dapC gene encoding succinyldiaminopimelate transaminase — translation MNHNLAHLHPYPFAKMATLLADSTPAAAYSEIKLGIGEPKHEPPAFVLDVLQKNLDKLSRYPTTNGTFELRQTIAHWLEKRFFLTHVDANSEVLPVMGTREAIFSFVQAVINHGESKETETETELQNSTDKAPRAPTVVMPNPFYQIYEGAAILAQATPYFVPCTSENGYKGDYRTVPKDVWQQTQLLFVCSPNNPTGSVMTMDDWEALIRLSDQYGFIIASDECYSELYFDKAPVGLLQACAALGRHDFKNCVVFHSLSKRSNLPGLRSGFIAGDASLLKPYLQYRTYQGCAMPIPHQIASIAAWQDEKHVAHNRALYQEKFALWMAELGELLDLRMPEAGFYFWIKAPEKFNGDDEVFVKALYEQANIHALAGRYLSREINGKNPGKGYVRIALVASVEESREAIARIKKMLGK, via the coding sequence ATGAATCACAACTTAGCACACCTGCACCCCTACCCATTTGCAAAGATGGCTACCTTACTTGCCGACAGTACGCCTGCAGCCGCCTACTCTGAGATCAAGCTTGGTATCGGTGAGCCAAAACACGAGCCGCCAGCCTTTGTACTGGATGTCTTGCAAAAAAACCTAGACAAGCTGTCTCGCTATCCAACCACCAATGGCACCTTTGAGCTGCGTCAAACCATTGCCCATTGGCTTGAAAAAAGGTTTTTCTTAACTCATGTCGATGCCAACTCTGAAGTATTACCTGTGATGGGTACACGCGAGGCTATTTTTAGCTTCGTACAAGCGGTGATCAATCATGGCGAAAGCAAAGAGACAGAAACAGAGACAGAGCTTCAAAACAGTACCGACAAGGCTCCGCGCGCTCCGACTGTGGTCATGCCCAATCCGTTTTATCAAATCTATGAGGGGGCGGCAATACTTGCGCAAGCGACGCCGTACTTTGTCCCTTGCACCTCAGAAAATGGCTATAAAGGCGATTATCGTACTGTTCCCAAAGATGTCTGGCAACAAACACAGTTACTGTTTGTCTGTAGTCCAAACAATCCTACTGGCTCAGTGATGACGATGGATGACTGGGAGGCGCTCATTCGCCTATCGGATCAATATGGCTTTATCATTGCCAGCGATGAGTGCTATAGCGAGCTGTATTTTGACAAAGCGCCCGTTGGCTTACTACAAGCATGTGCAGCGCTCGGTCGTCATGACTTTAAGAACTGCGTGGTATTTCACTCTTTATCCAAACGTTCAAACTTACCTGGACTACGCTCAGGCTTCATCGCAGGTGATGCATCCCTCTTAAAGCCATATCTGCAATATCGCACCTACCAAGGCTGTGCGATGCCGATACCGCATCAAATAGCTTCTATCGCCGCTTGGCAAGATGAAAAGCATGTGGCACATAATCGCGCCCTGTATCAAGAAAAGTTTGCATTATGGATGGCTGAGCTGGGCGAGCTATTAGACTTACGCATGCCAGAAGCTGGGTTTTACTTTTGGATAAAAGCACCTGAGAAATTCAACGGTGATGACGAGGTTTTTGTGAAAGCCTTATACGAGCAAGCCAACATTCATGCGCTTGCAGGACGCTACCTATCGCGTGAAATAAATGGCAAAAACCCTGGCAAAGGTTATGTTCGCATCGCTTTGGTCGCCAGTGTCGAAGAGAGTCGCGAGGCGATTGCGCGTATTAAAAAAATGCTTGGAAAGTAA
- a CDS encoding DUF294 nucleotidyltransferase-like domain-containing protein, producing MPHLDFTQPPFDVLRQAERQSLKKHTQVRYLAADETLPAEDLNHFFVVLKGQVEQTLDGEFVGFYLGSKHSSEQLNNNDWFDSRRTPDSQDIGNTDTKSYQYRALEDSLLLQVAGEAIDKISAQNHLVRQLLSDSLPERLKALQQRRSNQSPALGLRKEDYNEQQEVQQIMLQPVTDVTLLPVRVIDADSSLYHAAHTMIEAGLKHVLIRPASNPSVSSSDTNDSEGGAKNSEAQYSDHDLGMLSDADICRAVSEKQDPATTPCQHFANFNLRTVNTDKEIGEALMIMTRYRIHRLPVIDDGGKVVGILALRDLLAYLGQHSQLISIQIEQAKDLNSLDTAVELIGRYIRAQHQNGVKIGIVSRMVQTLNAQVFTKLWQLIVPEEVLKNTCVIVMGSEGRGEQIMRTDQDNALIIRDGYSHPDLAEFAETFNNQLATLGYPLCDGNIMMTNPMWRLPLKEFKSQISLWFKNTDPMHSIYISAILDGEYVCGDESLLTEVREHLKTAHRQSDPMFVRQFARAALQFGDINQWWQKLVPLLGGKPSSHDVDLKKAGIFPLVHGIRAMALEHDILQVPSTKDRLKALVQVRALSKDRANTLEEALEFFMAQRLSVALSTNDKHAKQIDPTTLSALERDLFKECLAVVKSFKMQLQQHYHLEIS from the coding sequence ATGCCCCATCTTGACTTTACCCAACCTCCATTTGATGTGTTACGACAGGCTGAACGCCAAAGCCTCAAAAAACACACCCAAGTTCGCTATCTTGCTGCCGATGAAACCCTGCCTGCCGAAGATTTAAATCATTTTTTTGTGGTGTTAAAAGGACAAGTTGAGCAAACACTGGATGGGGAGTTTGTTGGTTTTTATCTAGGCAGCAAACACTCATCTGAGCAGCTCAATAATAATGACTGGTTTGATAGTCGCCGCACCCCTGACTCACAGGATATTGGCAACACTGATACTAAGTCATATCAATATCGAGCGCTAGAAGATAGCTTATTGCTGCAAGTAGCAGGAGAGGCCATCGACAAAATCAGCGCACAAAACCATCTGGTGCGCCAGTTACTATCCGACAGTCTACCTGAGCGCTTAAAAGCGCTACAACAGCGGCGTAGCAATCAAAGCCCAGCATTAGGATTGCGCAAAGAAGACTATAATGAGCAGCAAGAAGTACAGCAAATCATGCTGCAACCTGTGACTGACGTCACTTTGTTACCTGTCCGTGTTATCGATGCTGATAGCAGCCTATATCATGCTGCGCATACCATGATCGAAGCAGGACTGAAACACGTCTTGATACGTCCAGCAAGCAATCCATCAGTCTCATCTTCAGATACCAATGATTCAGAAGGCGGTGCCAAAAATAGTGAAGCACAGTATTCAGATCATGACTTAGGTATGTTGAGTGACGCTGATATTTGCCGCGCTGTTAGTGAAAAGCAAGATCCAGCCACGACTCCTTGCCAGCACTTTGCAAACTTTAATCTGCGTACTGTCAATACCGATAAGGAGATTGGCGAAGCGTTAATGATCATGACCCGCTACCGCATTCATCGCTTACCAGTCATCGATGATGGCGGGAAAGTCGTTGGCATACTGGCACTACGTGATTTGCTGGCGTATCTCGGTCAACACTCACAGCTAATTAGTATTCAAATCGAACAAGCGAAAGACTTAAACAGTCTAGATACGGCAGTCGAGCTAATTGGCCGCTATATTCGTGCGCAGCACCAAAACGGCGTCAAGATAGGTATCGTCAGTCGCATGGTTCAGACGCTAAATGCGCAAGTTTTTACCAAGCTTTGGCAACTGATCGTCCCTGAGGAAGTACTAAAAAATACCTGCGTGATTGTGATGGGATCAGAAGGCCGCGGTGAGCAAATCATGCGTACCGACCAAGATAATGCGCTTATCATTCGTGATGGCTACTCTCATCCTGATCTGGCCGAGTTTGCTGAGACCTTCAATAATCAGCTAGCCACTCTGGGTTATCCACTGTGTGATGGCAATATCATGATGACCAATCCAATGTGGCGGCTACCGCTTAAAGAGTTCAAGTCACAAATCAGCTTATGGTTCAAAAACACCGACCCCATGCACAGTATTTATATCTCCGCCATCCTCGACGGCGAATACGTCTGCGGTGATGAGTCGCTATTGACTGAAGTGCGTGAGCATCTAAAAACTGCCCATAGACAATCAGACCCTATGTTTGTCCGTCAGTTCGCACGTGCAGCGCTGCAGTTCGGTGATATCAATCAATGGTGGCAAAAACTGGTACCCTTATTGGGTGGCAAGCCAAGCTCTCATGATGTCGATCTAAAAAAAGCGGGCATTTTTCCACTGGTACACGGTATCCGTGCCATGGCTTTGGAACACGATATTTTACAAGTACCCAGTACCAAAGATCGACTCAAAGCTTTGGTGCAAGTGCGCGCCTTGAGCAAAGATCGTGCGAATACTTTAGAAGAAGCCTTAGAGTTCTTTATGGCGCAGCGGCTATCCGTTGCACTATCTACCAACGATAAACATGCTAAGCAAATCGACCCCACTACTTTGTCCGCGCTTGAGCGTGACTTATTTAAAGAATGTCTGGCAGTGGTCAAAAGCTTTAAAATGCAGCTACAACAGCATTATCATTTAGAAATATCATAA
- a CDS encoding 3'-5' exonuclease → MSWLKQLSSSWQKSQLQRPELKSMFTKPAANQWVAIDCEMTGLNPKKHHLLSVAAIHINGDTIDTGNGMHLVCRPPVMPDRDTIVIHGLRTADVENGMSYDEMLALLLPFIDNRPIVGFCPQIDIGFLNPLVKRYMGATLPNEVIDVRHLYSRRMSGQTQGLPNQSQHLNNILAHYNIPELGTHDAYNDAVMTAMAFLHVR, encoded by the coding sequence ATGAGTTGGCTTAAGCAGTTATCCTCTTCTTGGCAAAAGTCGCAACTACAGCGCCCAGAGCTGAAGTCGATGTTTACAAAACCAGCTGCCAATCAATGGGTAGCGATCGACTGTGAGATGACAGGGCTCAACCCAAAAAAGCACCATCTATTATCGGTTGCCGCTATTCATATTAACGGTGATACTATCGATACTGGTAATGGCATGCATTTGGTTTGCCGGCCACCTGTGATGCCTGATCGCGATACCATTGTGATTCACGGCCTGCGCACCGCTGATGTTGAGAACGGCATGAGCTATGATGAGATGCTGGCGCTGCTGTTACCTTTCATTGATAATCGGCCGATAGTGGGGTTCTGTCCGCAGATAGACATCGGCTTTTTAAATCCTCTGGTCAAACGTTATATGGGCGCTACTTTACCCAACGAGGTCATTGATGTGCGCCACTTATACAGTCGGCGTATGAGCGGCCAAACTCAAGGCCTCCCCAATCAATCGCAGCACCTAAACAACATCCTTGCGCATTATAATATTCCTGAACTCGGCACCCACGATGCTTATAACGATGCCGTCATGACCGCAATGGCATTTTTGCATGTACGCTAA